One Tenebrio molitor chromosome 2, icTenMoli1.1, whole genome shotgun sequence genomic region harbors:
- the LOC138125075 gene encoding ADP,ATP carrier protein 1-like: MVKDSFLKDFLAGGISAAIAKTAVAPIERVKLILQVQHANKQIPEEKRYKGIIDCFIRIPKEQGILSYWRGNLANVLRYFPTQALNFAFKDVYKAIFMEGVDKNTQFWRYFAANLASGGAAGATSLCFVYPLDYARTRLGADVGKSLAERQYTGIIDCIMKTFKTDGLMGLYRGFSVSVQGIIIYRASYFGLFDTAKGMLPDPKNTPFLLSFVIAQVVTTVSGFTSYPFDTVRRRMMMQSGRAKHEVMYKNTLDCWVKITKNEGPFAFFKGAFSNILRGTGAALVLVFYDEIKALL, encoded by the exons ATGGTCAAGGATAGTTTTCTCAAAGACTTTTTGGCTGGAGGAATTTCAGCAGCCATTGCCAAGACAGCTGTGGCCCCAATCGAACGCGTCAAGCTGATATTACAAGTACAGCATGCTAACAAACAGATTCCCGAAGAGAAGCGTTATAAGGGAATAATAGATTGTTTCATTCGTATACCGAAAGAGCAAG GTATCTTGAGCTACTGGCGCGGCAACTTGGCGAACGTCCTCCGGTACTTCCCCACTCAGGCATTGAACTTTGCTTTTAAAGATGTATACAAGGCGATTTTCATGGAAGGCGTCGACAAAAACACTCAATTTTGGCGATATTTTGCGGCAAATTTGGCTTCAGGGGGGGCCGCAGGTGCCACCTCGTTATGTTTCGTCTACCCCTTAGACTACGCCCGAACCCGTCTCGGGGCAGACGTAGGTAAGAGTCTCGCTGAGAGACAATACACTGGAATCATCGACTGCATCATGAAGACTTTCAAAACAGACGGCCTCATGGGTTTATATCGGGGGTTCAGTGTGTCTGTCCAGGGAATTATCATATACAGAGCGTCCTATTTTGGACTGTTTGACACCGCAAAGGGGATGCTTCCTGATCCGAAAAATACGCCGTTCCTTCTTTCGTTCGTTATCGCTCAAGTCGTCACGACAGTTTCTGGATTCACTTCGTATCCCTTCGATACTGTGAGGAGACGCATGATGATGCAGTCGGGAAGGGCCAAGCACGAAGTTATGTATAAGAATACGCTGGATTGTTGGGTAAAAATTACCAAGAATGAAGGACCTTTCGCCTTTTTCAAAGGGGCCTTTTCGAATATTTTGAGAGGTACTGGAGCTGCGTTAGTGTTGGTGTTTTACGATGAAATCAAGGCTTTGCtttaa